In the genome of Dyadobacter fermentans DSM 18053, the window TGAGCGTTTGCGTTAGTTTAATCTCTCGTCTGGTCTTTGATTTTGCTTTTCACTATTCAAAATTACAGCATAAGGATTCTAAGCACAATGACATCCCATTTCTCATTGTGTGTGAAGAAGCACATAATTATGTTCCAAAAAGCGGAGGTGCCGAATATAATGCGTCGAAAAAATCGCTTGAAAGAATCGCAAAAGAAGGAAGGAAATACGGACTGAGCTTAATGGTCGTAAGCCAGAGGCCATCTGAGGTTTCAGAAACTATCTTTTCCCAATGCAACAACTTTATTTCCCTCAGACTTACCAATGTGAATGATCAGAACTATGTCAAAGCTCTGATGCCAGAGAACTCAAATTCAGTGTCAGATATTCTCCCAAATTTAGGGCAAGGGGAGTGCTTAATTGTCGGGGATGCTACTTTGATTCCATCCGTTGTTAAACTCGAAAAGCCGAATCCTGAGCCAAAATCTCAATCTATTAATTTTCAAGATGAGTGGAAAGAAGACTGGAGAGACATTGATTTCACCGATATAATCAAAAGATGGAAAAGAGAGGTTGCCCAAAAGTGACGTTTGGTAATACTTGACCTCGTCACTTCGACATCAAACAATATTATCCATTTAGCTGTCTTCCTCCATGTATGTTCGTAAGAGTCTAAAACCTGAGGCAAGTTAGTGCCTATCTGATTAGCTTCTGGAACTTGTTGAAGGTTAGAGACACAAAAGGTTTCGGGCAAAAGCGAACAATTTCAAACGCTTTCGAACGAATTCAAACACTTTCAAACAAATCCGAATTTTTTAGAGCGGAAGCGAACTCTTTCGAACAGATTCGGACATGGGCAGGGGTTTTCTCCTTAGCCAGCTATCGCCGGTACGTCGCAAAAAGCGACTCCCCGGCGGTGCTGGCCATGGGAAAACCCCTGGACCCCTGCTATTCGCCTTCCGGCTCATAGTCGATAGGGGTGTCAACTAAACTCCTGGGGACGTTTCTACTTGTACACGTACCTTGATTTACCTCTGTGGAACCAAGGTCACCCGATTGTAAGGCTTGAAGACGTATTGCCGTTTTTCATCCCAAGTATTAACTAGTTATTCGGAGGCCGGTCAAATCAGAAACGCCCCCTGTCGGGAAATTACGAAAAGTGGGAGGCTAGCTGTCGGCAGCCGAAAGCCGAATGGGATATTCACGCTCATTCGCATCCACAACATCTGTCCTGCTCTCACTGGCCAACGTGAATCCAGATGGTGTTGAAATAGTGACTGGTCCGGGCTAATCCCTTCGGTTCTAGCTTTACGATTTTAACTTGCCGGCGAGGTAATATGGTGTGGCGACAATCCCAGAATGACGCGGTCGCCGAGCTTTGCATCGTTAGCACGAATAGTCAAAATGTGGTTAGGTGGTTATTATGCCTATCGTCGCGATTTTCGCCACTATTCGTTTTTGTCTTTTTTGTAGCCATTCTTCTCCAACGATAGAGAACTCGCGGCGGCCGTTTCTTGGCAATTCCGAAACCCTCCGAAATTTCCCCGACACGTCTGCCCGAAACGAGTATTCTGATCATTTCTTGTTTGAACTCAGCATCATAGCTCCTCCGAGTTTTCACAGATTTTGGTCTTTCATTTTGCATCAAGTTGTACAAAAAAGTGTGCGGTTTTTCGAAACCATCTCAGTAAGCGACCTTCATTCGATTTGTAACTTACTGCTAGAGCAGATATATTGTTTGTATCAACAAGATTGTTTTGTTTATTGTCTAATTTTCGAATTCTGAGCATGGGAACGTTTGTAATATCTAAGCGGGCTAACGGAGAATTTCAATTTAACTTGAAAGCCGGCAATGGTCAAGTGATATTGGCAAGTGAGGGCTACACGACTATGGCGGCGTGTGAGAATGGTATAGAGTCAGTTCGTGTCAATTCGTTAGAAGATTCTCAATTCGATCGCCTGACTTCGAAAAATAATAAATATTACTTTCTATTGAGAGCCCGTAACGGGCAGGCCATAGGAAGTTCTGAGATGTACGAATCGGCTGCAAGCAGAGATAACGGCATAGAGTCGGTGAAGAAAAATGCTTTTGGTGCGACTTTACAAATTGTACCGAACACAATTGCAACGGAATCGCAGGCAGACTCAGGAAAGCCCAATTCGGAGGAATCCAGGCATGTACAGGTGGGAATAGGGCTCCAGAATGAACTTGCCTATGAAAGTTTTCAGAGGTTTCTCAACGAATATAAAATCTCAGAACGTCTGCTTGAGATTGCACTGAAAGAAAAGGAGTTTAGGGCTAGCGCTGCTCAGCCGGAAACTAGTGAAAACCTTCCAGATCTATCAGCTGATCTTCAGGAGATTAAGAATCTTGTAGGATTGGTTAGCGTAGAACAACGACTACCGTCTAAGGCCCTGAGCGAGTTGAAAACCAATAAATTGTTTCAAGAAGCGTTTGCAAATAATTCAGAAATGAAGGCTGTGGTTGTTTCGATAGACATTCGAAAGTCAACGGAATTAATGCTCAAATCGAGAAGTCCCAGGCAATACGCTGAGTTTATTACCAAATTGTCGAGTGAGCTATCGAATGTGATAACTTCAAACTTTGGCATTTACGACAAATTTACGGGAGATGGTATTTTGGCTTTTTTTCCAGATTTTTATTCTGGAAAGGACTCGATTCTGCATGCACTTAGAGCATGTGATGAGTGCCACGCAGTGTTTCGAGAGCACTATGAGAAGTACAAAAGCATTTTTACTGTTTTTCTAAAAAGCATTGGTTTGGGGATAGGGATTGATTATGGCGAGGTGACATTGGTTAATAGAGGGGCGGAGTTGACGGTAGTGGGAATCCCTGTTGTATATGCTTGCCGAATGTCGTCGGCACCGCCAAATGCGACCTGGTTAAATCTGCCGGCTTTTGATTTTCTGATAGAAAATTGCGGGAATATGGTCCATTACGAGGAGGTGGAAGTCAATTTAAAGCATGAGGGGCCAGCACTTGCATATGCAATACAGTTCAGCAAAAACATGGACAAGGTGTTGACATTGCCGGAATGGGCTTTATCCAAAGAGTGAAAGCAGTAGAACAGGCAGCTTTGGAGGCGCCAATGCTAATCGATTGACTATCCATCGGCAATGATTTCATTAGGCACTTTCCTCCACCTCCAACAACTCAAACTCCCGCCCCGTATCATCGACCAGTCCCGACCGGCGGACGGATGTTTTTTGAGAAATGACGGCTTTTCCGCCGTTGGAGGCCAGAGATGTGTCTATTAATGGCTTAGGCCTTATTGGTGGGTAAGTGGAAGGGTCGAAAGTCTTTTAACTCTTGTAAAATAAGGGATTTAACTTCACAGGAAACACTGTATCTACTTGATATGAAAAATGCAAAGTTACTGAGTGTGTTCACGGTTCTCACTGCGATCTTTCTAAGTAGCTGCAATCCGCAAGAAAATACCTCCCAAAATAAGCATCCGCAAGAGCCACAAAAGCCGTACCCCTATTACAGTGAGGATGTTGAATTCACAAATTCAAAAACTGGCGACGTGCTTGCTGGTACGTTGACGTTACCAGAAAAAACAGGTGCATATCCCGCAGTTGTGCTAATCACAGGCAGCGGCCCACACAACCGAGATGAAGAGGTGAGTGGTGGGCATAAGCCTTTTCTTGTATTGGCCGATCATCTTACAAAGAAAGGAATTGCAGTACTGAGGTTTGACGATAGAGGTGTAGGAAAGTCTACCGGTGATTTTGCAAAGGCAACTTCAATGGATTTCGCTGATGACGTGGAAAGTGCGGTTGGATACCTGAAAAGCAGAAAGAAAATCGAGGTGAGCAAAATAGGCCTTATTGGCCATAGCGAGGGCGGGACAATCGCGACAATAGTAGCGGGCCGTTCGCAGGACATTGATTTTATTACGCTGCTAGCAGCTCCCGGTATTAGGGGTGATTCGCTAATGTCTATTCAAATTGGACTGGTAGGGAATAGTATAGGCCTTTCGCAATCGGAGATTTCGCAAGCAAGAGAGATGAGTTCCGCAGCCTATAAAGTCGTTCAGAGTACGGGGAATCCGAAAGAGCGAAATGCGAAGCTGACCGTTTTGGCAGAGAATGCCTTTCAGAACTTTCCGAAGAAGTTAATGCCGGCGAACATTACAAAGGCCCAGTTCGTAAGCGAGCAGGTGGCAGCAGTGACGACGCCTTGGTGGATATTCTTTTTGAAGTATGACCCCGTCTCGTCACTCACCAAAGTAACTTGCCCAGTTCTGGCTTTGAATGGGGGTAGAGACGTGCAAGTCACTCCCAAGGAGAACCTGACAGCGATTGCCAATTCCCTAAGGAATTTAAATGGGAAAGTAACTACAAGGGAAATGCCGGGGCTGAATCATTTCTTTCAGGAATGCGACGAATGCACAATGCAGGAGTACGCCAAGCTGGAACAAACGTTTTCTCCGAAGGCCCTGGACGAAATATCAACTTGGGTATTGGAGATTACGAGATAAGGTTTACCTGGCATCACAGGTTGGCTTATTGAACTGTCTGACATAAACGTTATCGCTGCCGTGCAACGCCTAGCAGACATCCAAATTTTAATCTGACGTCAAAAAAGGCCGGAATTTCTCCTGCCTTTTTTGAGCTTTGAGCCGCTTTTTTTCTAATTCTTACCATGAAATTGGTCTATCCCAAATGTTTACTTGATCATCTCCATCAATATAGTGCTTGACCGTACCCGAGCCTGTCAAATACCATTTGCTAGATCCTTGTTGGTTGAATCGGTCCACATAAGTATAGTTGGCCATAGAATATTCCCAATCAGTTGTGCCATATATTGGTCCCACAGGCGGTTGACCATTACAGCAATTTGGTCCCACTGTACGAGCCGCAACTGTAACGGCAGTTGCAGGGTCAACTCCAAACTTTAAGGTATACGAAAAATTAGGTGTTATTACACGATAATTTGAGGCGGGCTGCCATGATCCACTACCTTTCCATTCCAGCTTTGCTTTATATTTTACCTCCATGGTAATCTGTGGATAATAATTTTGTGGGTCCAGTTGCCCGGGAACAAAAACTATTGCCGCAATTCGTGCATCTATTTCATCAACCCATTTTCTCCAACCTGCCACAGGTGTAAATTGCCAAAATTGCGCTTGATCTCCACCTACTGCGTATGCATCTGCGTTAAAATCTAGTCTCGCGTTGGAAAAAGATTCCAAAAGTATGTTAGGCGATCTGCCGTATTTGTAGGTCCTCACCTCGTTCCTGTTGATAGTATCCTCGTTTGCCCAGTCAATCTGATCTTTTTTACTCTTGTCGACAAAAAACTGCTCTTTTTTCCCAAATCGCACATACTGACCGTTGATAATATATGCGGCGTCCTTATTGAGCAAGTAGACATATGCGGTTGGAACATTTTCAATTATTTGTCGTTGAAGGTCAGATATTTCGCCTTTCCTTACATCTCCAATTAGTAGAACGTCTCCGTATTTTTGTTCCATGTTCTTCTTGAAACCATTGTCGCTCTTTAACTTTTCGCAGAATTCATTGAATACACCAACCGTTGTAAATTCTAAGATTCCTTTGTGCAAAAGCACAGAACCGCCAGTGGATTGCAGAATCGATGAGTCAATTTTTCTTATTTCTATTTCTGGGAATTTTTCTTCGTTGCACGAGAACAGTATTGTTCCAAAAAAGGCCAATGTGGCAAATGATTTTAACTTCATTTGATAAAATATTTAAGATTTATACTATTTGAACAGAATTGTAAATGCACAATATAAAATTGTACAACAGAAAGTACCGTTAACATTTACACAAAATATATTTCGTTTGTAGCGCTGATTCAAAGTGGAACAAAGTGAATAAAATGGTTGCATGTTAGGCAAAGTTTTTTTTATGCTTCTATTATGCCTCTCCAAATGCCTGCCATTTACTTCTTTAATAATTTGAAGGTTTGTTTCGAATTTATCCAAGGTGAGTCTTTGGGAGTGGATATAGTTTTCGACTGGTAAGTGATTAATTCAAAATACTTAATTCGAACTTAGCCGTTTGCAGAAATCACAACATCCGTCTCAAAAGCGTGCGGACGCAATCTATAAGACCGAGAACTCTGCTTCAAGTCGTGTAAATACCTAGTAGCAGCTCGAATAAAGACGCAATGAGTATCACGCACGTCGTAAAAACCAGGATTGGTCTGCGATTTAACTTTTGCATCCAACTTTCAGTTGCCCAACCGAGTATCGGAGTTGTGGCCGATTTTCAAACATTTCCACATGTTTCCAAGGTGTCAACCTTTATTTCGAAAATTTGTTCGTTCCATACAACCGTTTCAGTGTATTTATGCCTCTTTAAATAGAAACTGACATAAGAACTAATAATAATTGAGCCTTCCTTGGATGCATGCTAAACGTCCTTACCTCACTTTTGCTAATTATATCGCTGGCGATGCCATTGTGCGCCCAGGATACTACATCAATTATATTTTCCGAGGAAGCAGTAACGCTTGAAGACCAGCACTTTGTCGACCGGTATGAAAATGTCTTCATGACCAAAATTCCTACAAAAAGGATTTTTAAGCTGGGTTACACAGCATCCACTTACAAGGGGATGGGACTTACTGCCGCAGTTGAATACAAGCTTTTCCCCTTTTTATCCTTGGAGGCTGCCATTTATTCAAGGGCAGCCCGCGAGGGCGATGGAATTTATCTAGATAGTTTTTTCAGGCAGTTGAGCGGCCGAAATTTATTTGCTAGCGTCGGTAGCCGCTGGTATCCCAACATGATGCGTAGGATCGCCCGTCAGCAAAGCGCCAATAATTTTACAGGGAGTTATTTGTCTGTTTTATATGAAAGATCAGTGGGTGCTATTCAATATGGGTATGTAAGGGACCATTTTAGTCTGTCTTACGGTTTCCAAAGCCGTTTTTTAACAAGCGGCTTTCTTGATTTTTCCCTGGGTCTGTACTACCTGAGACCATATCCTGAGTGGTATATCTCGGGTTGGCCGGTGACGTCAAAATTTCGTATTAACAATCTGGTTTTTGCGTCTCGTTCCTTGATCGGCCTTGCTTTGGGAGATTGGAAAAGAACTGGTAGTGGCCCCTTATGTGATGTGCTTCATTGCGACTATTTGGTCAGACAACACTTCAAAATTAGGTTGCCTGAGGTGAACGTTGGTCTCCAAAATCAATCGATCCGGGCTGAAATCGGATACGAGAGAAAAATCGGACGAAGCCCTTTCTCGATGAATTTTACTGTCCGGAATGAAACTGATCGGTCAACATTATACGGCTACAAAACTTTTCACGGAAGGACAGAAGGCGAAGGACAACTCCGATTCTACTACCTTCAAAAAAATCAGGTTAGAAAAGGGAAAGCATCAGACAACCTTTCGGGGTTGTATGTGGGTGCTCGTTTTGGATATCGATGGGAATATGAGCACTATAGTCACCGAGAAAGGTATTCAGGCCGCACCCAATTGGTTGGAATATCGGCAGGATATCAACAACGCCTGTTTCACAAATTGTACTTCGATTCGGCAGTCAGCCTCTCCGGTGTGGGCTATGTCAAAAGTATAGTGAAGGTTAAATCCGGCGAGGTTAATGCCCGAGCAGGAGTTGGCTTTGCTTTTTGATAGACGAAATCCTGCACGGCCGACACCGCGTCAACGCAGCCGACTCAGTACAATTGGTCTTCCGTTAATTGCACGAAATTTCGTTTAAGTAAAATAAGCGAGCCCCTATTCTGCTGCTGAAGCACGTCAAGACGGGGGCGGTCTTTATTATAGATAAGACCTTAACTGGATGATTACCATTTCTAGTAATCCTAGGGGGCCGCAAAACATAGAAAATGGGAAGTGTACAAAAAATCGAGTAAACGATGGTTGAGAAACAATCGTGTCGGAATCCTTTCCCCGGCATACCTCGGGTGTCTTGTTGCCCGCCTACAATCAACAAGCCGAACGAGTTCCGAGTAAGGCCGGCCTCGCAGAGCAAGATCCAAATGAAGCGCGCGGCGGCAGCCGCGTGATACATTTGTACATCTTGCCTACCACGGATAGACAGGTGGTAGCATCTAATTTTCGCGTGTCTGAAGTGGCTACAATTCCTTGCCCGAGAGCCGGTGCAAGTCTCCGAAACGTCACTAATGATCCAAATTAAGCGGGAAGAAGAAAATTTGGTCCCAAATGCGCCTTTGAGACCATTTTGGAATAAAAATGATCCTTTTTACGCTTTCCGGACTGTTTTTGGCCAATCGGGGTGTTTTGGCATCAAAAATGATCTTAACAAAGAATCAGTTTGTGCAGCGAGCAAATTGTCCGTAACAATTCTCACATCGTAGCCTATCAATCATCGCCCATAAGAGATAATTAAATTTTTTCTTACAAGCCCCTCTCACAATTACGGAGGGGTTGTAAGAAAAAATTTAAAGTCTGCTGAAATAATCTCCGGCAAGGCATTCAACGTTGCACGAAACGTATTTCAGCTACCTAATCATGAACTAGTAGTTTGTGGCTAGTAGCGACATTTCAGCCACCACATTTCTGTGGGTTAGCCAGCATCAGATCGCTGAGTTGTTTAAACAGAGCAAAAAAAATCAGTTTTAACGTAGAAAATATCTTCAAAGAGCACGAAACGGAGGAAGTAGCAACTGTCAAGGATTACTTGACGGTTCAAGCTGCGGGAATAGCAAGGCAAAACGGAAAATCCAGCTATTACAGTCTGGTTGTGATCAATTAAACGCGAGGCCAGATTCATTTTGCATTTTCAAGCAGTCGCTTGAGTAACTCTACTTTTTCCTGTTCGGACGTAAGTAAACGTTCGTAAAGCTTTCGATTCTCATCGTAGCTTTCAATTAGTTTATCTAATGGATTGAATGTTGGATTGACATTAACAGCATTCATGGTAGATGAATCATGGCTATTGAAGGTATTTGAAATTACATTCAGAGCCTTGTCTTCATCGAAATTCTTGATTGCTTCTGCGGGAACCTTCAGTATCTGAGCAACCTGATCCAGGATTTCCTGTTCAACGACTTCCTTCTGCTCTAGTAGCGAAACCCTCTTTTGAGACCATTCCCCGCCAAGTTCGAAGGCTAAGCCTTCCTGCTTGATTCCCAACATTTCCCGAAAGCGCTTGATGTTCCGGCCGTGGTGGATGTGTTTTGTCATTTCTTGCGAAGTGCTCATTTTTCAAAAGATAAGGTTTCTCTGTTTCTGATCAAAAGCCTAAAATAGCTGTTTTAGGGCTATGAAACCATAGTTTTGGTATTTTTTAGAATCACATCAGTGCCGATTTTTACCATTTATTCCACTCAAACAGGGATGATGATGAGATATATTTCAGAAGATGTCAAGGATCTGAAACCGGTCTGGATATCAAGTCAGGAGACCGAGCACCCGGAGAAAATATTCCCGGAGTTTTGGAGAAATTATACGATTGCTGATTGCAGGTTCTTTTTGTGGCAGATGCTCTCAGCATCGATATCGACGGAAGGCCAGCACGTAGATGCCAGCCCTGGAGAGCAACTCTATTTTTTTGAGAATCTAGTGGTATACCTTGAAGCATCGTTTGTGTTGGATCATCATCGGTCTTTGTCAAAAGCAAAAGGAGATGAACGCGAGCGTACTGAGCCTAGAACACCTTCCGGGAAGTCGGACTCAGAAACAAATCGAGGAGGCCTA includes:
- a CDS encoding DUF1508 domain-containing protein, whose product is MGTFVISKRANGEFQFNLKAGNGQVILASEGYTTMAACENGIESVRVNSLEDSQFDRLTSKNNKYYFLLRARNGQAIGSSEMYESAASRDNGIESVKKNAFGATLQIVPNTIATESQADSGKPNSEESRHVQVGIGLQNELAYESFQRFLNEYKISERLLEIALKEKEFRASAAQPETSENLPDLSADLQEIKNLVGLVSVEQRLPSKALSELKTNKLFQEAFANNSEMKAVVVSIDIRKSTELMLKSRSPRQYAEFITKLSSELSNVITSNFGIYDKFTGDGILAFFPDFYSGKDSILHALRACDECHAVFREHYEKYKSIFTVFLKSIGLGIGIDYGEVTLVNRGAELTVVGIPVVYACRMSSAPPNATWLNLPAFDFLIENCGNMVHYEEVEVNLKHEGPALAYAIQFSKNMDKVLTLPEWALSKE
- a CDS encoding alpha/beta hydrolase family protein, whose amino-acid sequence is MKNAKLLSVFTVLTAIFLSSCNPQENTSQNKHPQEPQKPYPYYSEDVEFTNSKTGDVLAGTLTLPEKTGAYPAVVLITGSGPHNRDEEVSGGHKPFLVLADHLTKKGIAVLRFDDRGVGKSTGDFAKATSMDFADDVESAVGYLKSRKKIEVSKIGLIGHSEGGTIATIVAGRSQDIDFITLLAAPGIRGDSLMSIQIGLVGNSIGLSQSEISQAREMSSAAYKVVQSTGNPKERNAKLTVLAENAFQNFPKKLMPANITKAQFVSEQVAAVTTPWWIFFLKYDPVSSLTKVTCPVLALNGGRDVQVTPKENLTAIANSLRNLNGKVTTREMPGLNHFFQECDECTMQEYAKLEQTFSPKALDEISTWVLEITR
- a CDS encoding helix-turn-helix domain-containing protein; amino-acid sequence: MSTSQEMTKHIHHGRNIKRFREMLGIKQEGLAFELGGEWSQKRVSLLEQKEVVEQEILDQVAQILKVPAEAIKNFDEDKALNVISNTFNSHDSSTMNAVNVNPTFNPLDKLIESYDENRKLYERLLTSEQEKVELLKRLLENAK